Proteins found in one Deltaproteobacteria bacterium GWA2_45_12 genomic segment:
- a CDS encoding histidinol-phosphatase, translated as MNKQQIISIIDEIGTLLELKGENPFKVRAYHNAARSLETSSQDIATLISTHELENLPGIGQAMTEKITELFNTGKLKFYSDLKKEIPQGLLEMIQLPGLGPKKAKHLYEELGIKSIGELEYACHENRLLTLKGFGEKSQKKILEGIQFHKKNESLFLFSKAYREANAVLEILKKNKHVQQISVAGSLRRCKEVVKDIDFVAASDDPKAVMKTFVTLPGLQQAISHGETKSSVVLSNGIQVDLRCVSQKEFPYALHHFTGSKEHNVALRGRAQSMEMKMNEYGLFKGEKLIVCKSEEEIYKHLGLSYIPPEMRENQGEIQAAEKNKIPQLLTAKDIKGIFHNHTTYSDGKASLEEMVKAAQGLGLEYIGISDHSQSAFYAHGLKNADIEKQHKEIEAFNKKLKNFKIFKGIESDILADGSLDYDEKTLKKFDFVIASIHSRFKMTEKEMTERIIKALQNPFTTMLGHMTGRLLLSREPYQLDVKKIIDTAVKHKKIIELNANPYRLDIDWRHLHYAKEKGLKISINPDAHNVKGVADFEYGVGIARKGWMEKGNVINTMGLRDMEKYLRNSTRES; from the coding sequence GTGAACAAACAACAAATAATTTCTATTATCGATGAAATCGGCACCCTTTTGGAGCTTAAAGGAGAAAATCCCTTCAAAGTAAGGGCCTATCACAATGCCGCACGAAGTTTGGAAACTTCCTCCCAGGACATAGCAACACTTATTTCAACCCACGAACTGGAAAACCTTCCCGGAATCGGCCAGGCCATGACTGAAAAAATTACCGAACTTTTCAATACGGGCAAACTCAAATTTTATTCCGACCTCAAAAAAGAAATCCCCCAAGGACTTTTGGAAATGATCCAACTCCCCGGCCTTGGCCCCAAAAAAGCCAAGCACCTCTATGAAGAATTGGGCATTAAATCCATTGGGGAACTCGAATATGCCTGCCATGAAAACAGGTTGCTTACATTAAAAGGGTTTGGTGAAAAATCGCAGAAAAAAATTCTGGAAGGCATTCAATTTCATAAAAAAAATGAAAGCCTTTTCCTGTTTTCAAAAGCCTACCGTGAAGCAAACGCTGTTCTTGAAATTTTAAAAAAGAACAAACACGTACAACAAATTTCCGTTGCCGGATCGCTTAGACGTTGCAAAGAAGTGGTTAAAGACATCGATTTTGTGGCGGCCTCTGACGATCCGAAAGCGGTGATGAAAACTTTCGTCACCCTTCCCGGGCTGCAACAAGCTATATCTCATGGCGAAACCAAATCGAGTGTCGTTCTTTCAAACGGAATCCAAGTCGACCTACGTTGTGTCAGCCAAAAAGAATTCCCCTATGCCCTCCATCATTTTACCGGGAGCAAGGAACATAACGTGGCGCTGCGTGGAAGAGCCCAATCGATGGAAATGAAAATGAATGAATACGGGCTTTTCAAGGGAGAAAAACTCATTGTTTGCAAGAGCGAAGAGGAAATTTACAAACATTTGGGGCTTTCATACATCCCTCCTGAAATGCGGGAAAATCAAGGCGAGATCCAAGCCGCAGAGAAAAACAAAATCCCTCAACTCCTCACTGCAAAAGACATCAAGGGAATTTTCCATAATCACACCACTTATAGCGATGGGAAAGCTTCCTTGGAGGAAATGGTGAAAGCGGCTCAGGGACTGGGGCTTGAATACATCGGAATTTCAGATCACAGCCAGTCGGCCTTTTATGCCCATGGGCTTAAAAATGCGGATATTGAAAAGCAACACAAAGAAATCGAGGCGTTTAATAAAAAATTAAAAAATTTCAAGATTTTTAAAGGAATTGAATCCGATATTTTGGCCGATGGTTCGCTTGATTATGACGAAAAAACGCTTAAAAAATTTGATTTCGTCATCGCCTCCATCCATTCCCGTTTTAAGATGACGGAAAAAGAAATGACCGAAAGAATCATCAAGGCCCTCCAAAATCCTTTCACCACCATGCTGGGCCACATGACGGGCCGCCTTCTTCTTTCACGCGAACCCTATCAACTGGATGTCAAAAAAATAATTGATACCGCCGTCAAACACAAAAAAATCATCGAACTCAACGCCAACCCCTATCGTTTAGACATCGACTGGCGGCATTTGCACTATGCCAAAGAAAAAGGCCTGAAAATTTCCATCAACCCGGATGCTCATAATGTAAAAGGTGTTGCGGATTTTGAATACGGCGTGGGCATTGCTCGTAAGGGGTGGATGGAGAAAGGGAATGTGATTAATACGATGGGATTGAGAGACATGGAGAAATATTTGAGAAATAGTACTAGGGAAAGTTGA